A stretch of the Agromyces larvae genome encodes the following:
- a CDS encoding DNA-methyltransferase — protein MASEGSNRVIQAENLTVLPTLPSGSFTLVYLDPPFNTGRTQARRALRHVRVRDASGEASEASEASAASGASAPSGAESEASAPSQAAAVSRAEPDAAPAAPRTITGFAGKQYERIRGDLLRFDDRFDDYWGFLEPRIDEAWRLLADDGTLYLHLDYREAHYAKVLLDARFGRESFLNEIIWAYDYGAKAKHRWPTKHDTILVYVKNPDAYWFDSTAVDREPYMAPGLVTPEKAAAGKLPTDVWWHTIVSPTGREKTGYPTQKPEGVLRRIVQASSRPGDWVLDFFAGSGTTGAVAAALDRRFVLIDEHPDAIAVMRRRFAGLADVSFETAASGPPPPT, from the coding sequence GTGGCATCCGAGGGTTCGAACCGCGTCATCCAGGCCGAGAACCTCACCGTGCTGCCCACCCTGCCGAGCGGATCCTTCACCCTCGTCTACCTCGACCCGCCGTTCAACACCGGGCGGACGCAGGCCCGCCGGGCGCTGCGCCACGTGCGGGTGCGCGACGCCTCCGGCGAAGCATCCGAGGCATCCGAGGCGTCCGCAGCATCCGGCGCGTCTGCGCCTTCCGGCGCGGAATCCGAGGCATCCGCACCTTCCCAGGCTGCCGCGGTCTCGCGAGCCGAACCGGATGCCGCGCCCGCCGCACCCCGCACCATCACCGGGTTCGCCGGCAAGCAGTACGAGCGCATCCGCGGCGACCTGCTGCGCTTCGACGACCGCTTCGACGACTACTGGGGCTTCCTCGAGCCGCGCATCGACGAGGCGTGGCGACTCCTCGCCGACGACGGCACGCTGTACCTGCACCTCGACTACCGCGAGGCGCACTACGCGAAGGTGCTGCTCGACGCGCGGTTCGGGCGCGAGTCGTTCCTCAACGAGATCATCTGGGCCTACGACTACGGCGCGAAGGCGAAGCACCGCTGGCCCACCAAGCACGACACGATCCTCGTCTACGTGAAGAACCCCGACGCGTACTGGTTCGACTCGACCGCCGTCGACCGCGAACCGTACATGGCGCCGGGGCTCGTGACCCCCGAGAAGGCCGCGGCGGGCAAACTGCCGACCGACGTGTGGTGGCACACGATCGTGTCGCCGACCGGGCGCGAGAAGACGGGGTATCCGACGCAGAAGCCCGAGGGGGTGCTGCGCCGCATTGTGCAGGCGTCGAGCCGGCCGGGCGACTGGGTGCTCGACTTCTTCGCCGGGTCCGGCACGACCGGGGCGGTCGCCGCGGCCCTCGACCGCCGGTTCGTGCTCATCGACGAGCATCCTGACGCGATCGCAGTGATGCGGCGCCGGTTCGCCGGGCTGGCGGATGTCTCGTTCGAGACCGCGGCGTCCGGCCCGCCCCCACCCACCTGA
- a CDS encoding LLM class F420-dependent oxidoreductase: protein MKFRIFTEPQQGATYEQQVRMAQAAERLGFDAWFRSDHFLAMGVDGRPGPTDSWVTLGAIARETSTIRLGTLVSSATFRHPSLLAIQVAQVDAMSRGRIELGLGTGWFEAEHAAYGFPFPKARFGILEEQLEVITGLWSTPIGATFTHAGANYTLTDAPALPKPVQQPLPVIVGGAGPKRTPAIAARFASEYNVAFRSDDEIAAGFARVRAAVSDAGRAPGSMTYSAALTSTVGATKAEYRRRAETIGRDPEELRRNGVAGTPQELVDRLGGLAELGVETIYLQVLDFDDLDVLELLASEVVPQVR from the coding sequence ATGAAGTTCAGGATCTTCACCGAGCCCCAGCAGGGCGCCACCTACGAGCAGCAGGTGCGCATGGCGCAGGCCGCCGAACGACTCGGGTTCGACGCGTGGTTCCGCAGCGACCACTTCCTCGCGATGGGCGTCGACGGCCGGCCCGGGCCGACCGACTCATGGGTGACGCTGGGGGCGATCGCCCGCGAGACCTCGACGATCCGGCTCGGCACGCTGGTGTCGAGCGCGACGTTCCGGCATCCGTCGCTGCTCGCGATCCAGGTCGCGCAGGTCGACGCGATGAGCCGCGGGCGCATCGAGCTCGGGCTCGGCACCGGATGGTTCGAGGCCGAGCACGCCGCGTACGGATTCCCGTTCCCGAAGGCGCGCTTCGGCATCCTCGAAGAGCAGCTGGAGGTGATCACCGGGCTCTGGTCGACCCCGATCGGTGCGACCTTCACGCACGCGGGTGCGAACTACACACTGACGGATGCTCCGGCGCTGCCGAAGCCCGTGCAGCAGCCGCTGCCCGTGATCGTCGGGGGAGCGGGCCCGAAGCGCACGCCCGCGATCGCCGCAAGGTTCGCGAGCGAGTACAACGTGGCGTTCCGCTCGGACGACGAGATCGCCGCGGGCTTCGCGCGAGTGCGGGCGGCGGTGTCGGATGCCGGGCGCGCACCCGGGTCGATGACGTACTCGGCGGCCCTCACCTCGACCGTCGGGGCGACCAAGGCCGAGTACCGCCGGCGGGCCGAGACGATCGGTCGCGACCCCGAGGAGCTGCGCCGCAACGGCGTCGCCGGCACCCCGCAGGAGTTGGTCGACCGCCTCGGCGGGCTCGCCGAGCTGGGCGTCGAGACGATCTACCTGCAGGTGCTCGACTTCGACGACCTCGACGTGCTCGAGCTCCTCGCGAGCGAGGTCGTGCCGCAGGTGCGCTGA
- a CDS encoding LacI family DNA-binding transcriptional regulator: MAGIPNAGSAPTLEMVAARAGVSRATVSRVVNGSPKVSPDVVAVVQEAIAALNYVPNRAARSLASRRTQAIALVVPESTAKVFNDPFFATLVQGIGLALADTEYTLSMLIESEAAFDKTRRYLLGGNVDGALVASHHTGDHSYAHVSRSLPVVFGGRPLDPGEQVNHTVDVDNAHGAELAGDHLVERGRRRIAAIAGPQDMPPGVDRLRGWQRSLERAGLAIDLVGYGDFSPASGAEAMRRLLEREPSIDGVFAANDQMAIGAYTAILETGRSIPGDVAVVGFDDDQYAAMAVPPLTTVHQPSLEMGEVMARTLVRLIDGEDVPATTLLPTRLVVRQSS; this comes from the coding sequence ATGGCTGGGATCCCGAACGCCGGCTCCGCGCCGACGTTGGAGATGGTCGCCGCGCGCGCCGGAGTCTCGCGCGCGACCGTCTCACGCGTCGTCAACGGATCGCCGAAGGTCAGCCCCGACGTCGTCGCCGTCGTGCAGGAGGCGATCGCGGCGCTGAACTACGTGCCGAACCGCGCGGCACGCTCGCTCGCGAGCCGGCGGACCCAGGCGATCGCGCTGGTCGTGCCCGAGTCCACCGCGAAGGTGTTCAACGACCCGTTCTTCGCGACCCTCGTGCAGGGCATCGGGCTCGCACTCGCCGACACCGAGTACACGCTGTCGATGCTCATCGAGTCCGAGGCCGCCTTCGACAAGACCCGGCGCTACCTGCTCGGCGGCAACGTCGACGGCGCCCTCGTCGCATCGCACCACACCGGCGACCACTCGTACGCGCACGTCAGCCGATCGCTGCCCGTGGTGTTCGGCGGCCGCCCGCTCGACCCGGGCGAGCAGGTCAACCACACCGTCGACGTCGATAACGCGCACGGCGCCGAACTCGCGGGCGACCACCTCGTCGAACGCGGCCGCCGCCGCATCGCCGCGATCGCCGGCCCGCAGGACATGCCGCCCGGCGTCGACCGGTTGCGCGGCTGGCAGCGGTCGCTCGAGCGCGCCGGTCTCGCGATCGACCTCGTGGGCTACGGCGACTTCAGCCCCGCCTCCGGTGCCGAGGCGATGCGGCGCCTGCTCGAGCGCGAACCCTCGATCGACGGCGTCTTCGCGGCGAACGACCAGATGGCGATCGGCGCGTACACGGCGATCCTCGAGACCGGGCGGTCGATCCCGGGCGACGTGGCCGTCGTCGGCTTCGACGACGACCAGTACGCCGCCATGGCCGTTCCGCCGCTCACCACCGTGCACCAGCCGTCGCTCGAGATGGGCGAGGTGATGGCCCGCACGCTCGTGCGGCTCATCGACGGCGAGGACGTGCCCGCGACGACGCTGCTGCCGACCCGGCTCGTGGTGCGCCAGTCGAGCTGA